The Populus alba chromosome 4, ASM523922v2, whole genome shotgun sequence genome contains a region encoding:
- the LOC118050758 gene encoding uncharacterized protein isoform X2 encodes MENGGHERKLADKLSGLSFNNNNDSSQNDNNNNNNNSLFQVMKAVEAAEATIRQQAEENTLLRSELQSKNQQLEKYKIDEPLTEKSHSVDQWNEQVHQSASSAVAGDPTSVLVPNNGDPATQSTLWKQVRENEEEIMQLRKHLADYSVKEAQIRNEKYVLEKRIAYMRLAFDQQQQDLVDAASKALSYRQDIIEENIRLTYELQAAQQERSAFVSSLLPLLAEYFLQPPVLDAQSIVSNVKVLFRHLQEKLIRTESKLKESQYQLAPWRSDVNHSNFAPQSPSHAALSKSGLELVPQPSYSHGKIPMTSSDTQTAADWDSLSHHQSGLAGGAAKNLDLDNAGRYSPLASRNSAAHDTPTHFTVSRVDAQAIHYGEETTNKQVMFRDPVSNSEIDDPEAEGQLNEREPPANWGSGNPLYSNTLDDPGSSYSPYLPPVLEEPPSSFSEAADDDPLPAIEGLQISGEALPGRELQASGYSINGTTSCNFEWVRHLEDGSVHYIEGAKQPNYLVTADDVETYLAIEVQPLDDRKRKGELVKVFANEHKKIIYDPEMHEHIQKTVYSGHVSYKVGLTTGFTDIWEPATLAIKRDGYSIKSESTGGVVVTEKFSPTISVTIPYGHALEFILTDSTGHQYLLQADDRSTDIVYARDTIVLTLRLFIKQFGERRKGKKRGLHFLRRQAWE; translated from the exons ATGGAGAACGGTGGTCACGAAAGGAAATTAGCAGATAAGCTATCTGGATTAtccttcaataataataatgactCCAGCCAaaacgacaacaacaacaacaacaacaacagcttGTTTCAGGTCATGAAAGCAGTCGAAGCTGCCGAGGCTACCATCAGGCAACAG GCTGAAGAGAATACGCTATTGAGGTCTGAACTTCAGAGCAAGAATCAGcaacttgaaaaatat AAAATAGATGAACCTTTGACTGAAAAGTCTCATTCTGTTGATCAATGGAACGAGCAGGTTCATCAATCAGCATCATCTGCTGTTGCTGGTGATCCTACCAGTGTACTGGTTCCCAACAACGGGGATCCTGCCACCCAGAGTACTCTTTGGAAGCAG GTTCgtgaaaatgaagaagagattaTGCAGTTAAGGAAACATCTTGCTGACTATTCTGTCAAG GAAGCACAAATTCGGAATGAAAAGTATGTTCTGGAAAAGCGCATTGCTTACATGCGACTG GCCTTTGATCAACAGCAACAGGACCTTGTTGATGCTGCATCAAAAGCTCTATCATACAGACAAGATATAATCGAGGAGAACATACGTCTGACATATGAATTGCAA GCTGCACAGCAAGAAAGATCCGCATTTGTATCGTCATTGCTGCCTCTTCTCGCAGAGTATTTTTTGCAGCCACCAGTTCTTGATGCTCAGTCTATTGTTAGCAATGTTAAG GTGCTGTTCAGACATCTCCAGGAGAAGCTTATTCGTACTGAG TCAAAGCTCAAGGAGTCCCAGTATCAATTGGCACCTTGGCGTTCAGATGTGAACCACTCAAATTTTGCTCCACAGTCACCTTCTCATGCTGCTTTG AGCAAAAGTGGACTTGAATTGGTGCCACAGCCATCATATTCCCATGGAAAGATACCTATGACTTCTTCTGATACTCAGACAGCAGCAGATTGGGATTCATTAAGTCACCATCAGAGTGGTTTGGCTGGAGGTGCTGCAAAAAATCTGGATCTTGATAATGCAGGGAGGTATTCACCTCTTGCTAGCAG GAATTCAGCAGCTCATGATACTCCGACACATTTTACAGTTTCCAGGGTCGATGCACAGGCTATTCATTATGGTGAAGAAACAACCAATAAACAAGTCATGTTTCGCGACCCTGTCAGCAACAGTGAGATAGATGATCCTGAAGCAGAGGGACAACTGAACGAGAGAGAACCTCCAGCTAATTGGGGATCAGGAAACCCTCTATACTCAAATACATTGGATGATCCTGGCTCCTCATATTCTCCTTACCTGCCTCCAGTTCTCGAAGAAcctccttcttccttttctgaGG CTGCAGATGATGATCCATTACCAGCAATAGAGGGCCTCCAAATTTCAGGCGAAGCACTTCCAGGAAGAGAACTCCAGGCAAGCGGATACTCCATCAATGGAACAACCAGTTGTAATTTTGAG TGGGTACGACATTTGGAAGATGGATCTGTTCATTACATTGAAG GAGCAAAACAACCAAACTATCTAGTTACTGCTGATGATGTTGAAACCTACCTTGCTATAGAAGTCCAGCCTCTGGATGACAGGAAGCGCAAG GGGGAGCTTGTAAAGGTCTTTGCAAATGAGCACAAAAAGATCATATATG ATCCTGAGATGCATGAACACATACAGAAGACTGTTTATAGTGGCCATGTTTCGTATAAAGTAGGCCTTACG ACTGGATTTACTGATATATGGGAACCAGCTACTTTGGCCATTAAGAGGGATGGCTACAGTATAAAGAGTGAATCTACTGGGGGTGTGGTTGTCACTGAGAAGTTTTCACCAACCATAAGT GTTACAATTCCCTACGGACATGCTTTAGAATTTATATTAACTGATTCTACTGGCCATCAGTATCTCTTACAAGCAGATGACAGGTCAACAGATATTGTCTA CGCAAGAGATACAATTGTTCTCACGTTGAGATTATTTATCAAACAG TTTGGtgaaagaaggaaaggaaagaaaagaggtcTACATTTTTTGAGACGTCAAGCCTGGGAATAG
- the LOC118050758 gene encoding uncharacterized protein isoform X1 — MENGGHERKLADKLSGLSFNNNNDSSQNDNNNNNNNSLFQVMKAVEAAEATIRQQAEENTLLRSELQSKNQQLEKYKIDEPLTEKSHSVDQWNEQVHQSASSAVAGDPTSVLVPNNGDPATQSTLWKQDFALKVRENEEEIMQLRKHLADYSVKEAQIRNEKYVLEKRIAYMRLAFDQQQQDLVDAASKALSYRQDIIEENIRLTYELQAAQQERSAFVSSLLPLLAEYFLQPPVLDAQSIVSNVKVLFRHLQEKLIRTESKLKESQYQLAPWRSDVNHSNFAPQSPSHAALSKSGLELVPQPSYSHGKIPMTSSDTQTAADWDSLSHHQSGLAGGAAKNLDLDNAGRYSPLASRNSAAHDTPTHFTVSRVDAQAIHYGEETTNKQVMFRDPVSNSEIDDPEAEGQLNEREPPANWGSGNPLYSNTLDDPGSSYSPYLPPVLEEPPSSFSEAADDDPLPAIEGLQISGEALPGRELQASGYSINGTTSCNFEWVRHLEDGSVHYIEGAKQPNYLVTADDVETYLAIEVQPLDDRKRKGELVKVFANEHKKIIYDPEMHEHIQKTVYSGHVSYKVGLTTGFTDIWEPATLAIKRDGYSIKSESTGGVVVTEKFSPTISVTIPYGHALEFILTDSTGHQYLLQADDRSTDIVYARDTIVLTLRLFIKQFGERRKGKKRGLHFLRRQAWE; from the exons ATGGAGAACGGTGGTCACGAAAGGAAATTAGCAGATAAGCTATCTGGATTAtccttcaataataataatgactCCAGCCAaaacgacaacaacaacaacaacaacaacagcttGTTTCAGGTCATGAAAGCAGTCGAAGCTGCCGAGGCTACCATCAGGCAACAG GCTGAAGAGAATACGCTATTGAGGTCTGAACTTCAGAGCAAGAATCAGcaacttgaaaaatat AAAATAGATGAACCTTTGACTGAAAAGTCTCATTCTGTTGATCAATGGAACGAGCAGGTTCATCAATCAGCATCATCTGCTGTTGCTGGTGATCCTACCAGTGTACTGGTTCCCAACAACGGGGATCCTGCCACCCAGAGTACTCTTTGGAAGCA gGATTTTGCTCTCAAGGTTCgtgaaaatgaagaagagattaTGCAGTTAAGGAAACATCTTGCTGACTATTCTGTCAAG GAAGCACAAATTCGGAATGAAAAGTATGTTCTGGAAAAGCGCATTGCTTACATGCGACTG GCCTTTGATCAACAGCAACAGGACCTTGTTGATGCTGCATCAAAAGCTCTATCATACAGACAAGATATAATCGAGGAGAACATACGTCTGACATATGAATTGCAA GCTGCACAGCAAGAAAGATCCGCATTTGTATCGTCATTGCTGCCTCTTCTCGCAGAGTATTTTTTGCAGCCACCAGTTCTTGATGCTCAGTCTATTGTTAGCAATGTTAAG GTGCTGTTCAGACATCTCCAGGAGAAGCTTATTCGTACTGAG TCAAAGCTCAAGGAGTCCCAGTATCAATTGGCACCTTGGCGTTCAGATGTGAACCACTCAAATTTTGCTCCACAGTCACCTTCTCATGCTGCTTTG AGCAAAAGTGGACTTGAATTGGTGCCACAGCCATCATATTCCCATGGAAAGATACCTATGACTTCTTCTGATACTCAGACAGCAGCAGATTGGGATTCATTAAGTCACCATCAGAGTGGTTTGGCTGGAGGTGCTGCAAAAAATCTGGATCTTGATAATGCAGGGAGGTATTCACCTCTTGCTAGCAG GAATTCAGCAGCTCATGATACTCCGACACATTTTACAGTTTCCAGGGTCGATGCACAGGCTATTCATTATGGTGAAGAAACAACCAATAAACAAGTCATGTTTCGCGACCCTGTCAGCAACAGTGAGATAGATGATCCTGAAGCAGAGGGACAACTGAACGAGAGAGAACCTCCAGCTAATTGGGGATCAGGAAACCCTCTATACTCAAATACATTGGATGATCCTGGCTCCTCATATTCTCCTTACCTGCCTCCAGTTCTCGAAGAAcctccttcttccttttctgaGG CTGCAGATGATGATCCATTACCAGCAATAGAGGGCCTCCAAATTTCAGGCGAAGCACTTCCAGGAAGAGAACTCCAGGCAAGCGGATACTCCATCAATGGAACAACCAGTTGTAATTTTGAG TGGGTACGACATTTGGAAGATGGATCTGTTCATTACATTGAAG GAGCAAAACAACCAAACTATCTAGTTACTGCTGATGATGTTGAAACCTACCTTGCTATAGAAGTCCAGCCTCTGGATGACAGGAAGCGCAAG GGGGAGCTTGTAAAGGTCTTTGCAAATGAGCACAAAAAGATCATATATG ATCCTGAGATGCATGAACACATACAGAAGACTGTTTATAGTGGCCATGTTTCGTATAAAGTAGGCCTTACG ACTGGATTTACTGATATATGGGAACCAGCTACTTTGGCCATTAAGAGGGATGGCTACAGTATAAAGAGTGAATCTACTGGGGGTGTGGTTGTCACTGAGAAGTTTTCACCAACCATAAGT GTTACAATTCCCTACGGACATGCTTTAGAATTTATATTAACTGATTCTACTGGCCATCAGTATCTCTTACAAGCAGATGACAGGTCAACAGATATTGTCTA CGCAAGAGATACAATTGTTCTCACGTTGAGATTATTTATCAAACAG TTTGGtgaaagaaggaaaggaaagaaaagaggtcTACATTTTTTGAGACGTCAAGCCTGGGAATAG